The following proteins come from a genomic window of Gossypium raimondii isolate GPD5lz chromosome 5, ASM2569854v1, whole genome shotgun sequence:
- the LOC128041065 gene encoding S-protein homolog 24-like, with protein MPYNNFRTLTPLLCMLMLASCISQTPVSYAKSVDNLVIRFRYKVHIINGLPDNAKPLELSCHSNDDDLGHHTLWKDQEFRFKFGIHFWKKTHFVCNFSWGSKSLNDITVFVNEVETRTCRETGNCFWKVETDGIYFSSNDQNWEKRFNW; from the coding sequence ATGCCTTACAATAATTTTAGGACTCTAACTCCTTTGCTTTGCATGCTTATGCTTGCAAGTTGCATTTCTCAAACACCGGTTTCATATGCAAAATCAGTAGATAATTTAGTTATTCGTTTCCGTTATAAGGTTCACATTATCAATGGCCTTCCAGACAATGCTAAGCCATTAGAGCTTAGTTGCCATTCGAACGATGATGATCTCGGACACCATACTCTTTGGAAAGACCAAGAATTCCGGTTCAAGTTTGGCATTCACTTTTGGAAGAAAACTCATTTCGTCTGCAACTTCAGCTGGGGATCCAAGTCCTTGAATGATATCACTGTTTTCGTGAACGAGGTTGAAACTCGTACATGTAGAGAGACAGGGAACTGCTTCTGGAAAGTAGAAACGGATGGGATTTATTTTAGCAGTAATGATCAAAATTGGGAGAAACGGTTTAATTGGTAA